GCTACCTTTTGACTCCAGTTATGATAAGTCAACATGGGCTGACAACTCTGTAACAGGCGGTATTGGGTTCTTTGCTCTTAAAAATGGGTTTGGCTGTGATGCCGTGACAAACGTGGAGATTGTGCTACCCAATggttccatcatcaacgcGAATGCCAAATCCCACCGTGATCTCTTTGTGGCCATAAAAGGCGGTGCGAATAACTTTGGCATTGTCACCCGCTGGGACATCAAGACCATTTCTAAGGGCAAGATCTGGGGAGGCGGTGTCATCTACCCCAATGCTACTGTTCCTGCTCAGCTGGATGCCTTTACAAAATGGAAGAACCCGGCCAATTTTGACTCTGCGTCCTCGGTGGAGCAGAGCTATGTCTATATTGGTTCTATGAAGCAATGGCTCGTTTCCAACAGCCTCATCTACACTGAGCCTGTAGCATATCCCAAAGACTTAAAAGTGTTCACCGATATTCAGCCTCAGATCGCTAATACCCTGAGGTTCTCCAACGTCACTGACTTTGCGGATGAGATTCAGTCCCAGAGCACTCCTGATCAATAGTGAGTCTTGTTATACAGTTGCACGACGCACCATTTTTAACGTATTGCTAGTACAATATTTGCCACTACCACCGTCAAAATCTCACCCACAATTCTCACAAAAGTTCACGCGTTATGGCAAGCGTCAGTTGCCCGGATGGCCGCCAACAACGCAACCATCACCTCTTCTCTGACACTGCAGTCTATTCCAGCACCGCCTTCTGACCCTTCACGCGCCAACAGCTTGGGATTCAACCCTTCTTCAACCCCACAAAAGGACCTTGTACTTGTGCTCTGCTCAAGCTTCTGGGCAGACCCCGCGGTTGGAACACAGGTTAAGACGGCGGTCGCCGGATTCATCAATGATGCAGAGTATGCGGCTAGAAAAGAGGGTGTTTTGCAGAACTTCAAGTATCCGAATTACGCGGCAGCCGACTTTCAGAATCCATTGAAGAGTAATGGCGTCAGAGATAGGTTGAGAGTAGTTGCGTTGAAGTATGATTGTACTGGGTTGTTCCGAAGGCAGGTTGTCGGAGGCTGGAAGCTGTATTAGTAGATTGATGTATTTTTAATGTTTATTTAGAGCTTGGCTTGCTCGTCTAGCCAAGTGGTGCACTATAGATGGTTAAAAACACGAGGAACTTTGACTATGGCAAATACTGACAGAGTGTGAGTGCGTAGGGCTAAAATTGATTGCTTGATCTGTATCGTCAATCGCTTGTAGCTGTTATTTCAAGAGATACAGCTCGTAAGAGTCCTTTAAAAGGCGAATTAATGTCATAATATTAACCTGCGCGTCTTTATCACCTCCACCTAATTCTCTTTTGTTTTCACAAATCTGGGTCGAGGGTAGGCAAGAACATCACGCCTGTTGACATGTGTATCCCCCACCCACTAGATCACTGTTCGGCACCTCGAAGATAGGAAGCAGTTTCTGCACTAAAAATACcgtctttgacaagttgaTCTGCCGATTCAATGATCCAAGTCTGGCAGTTTCGCTGCTTAACTGCTGTTCGTGAGGAAGGCTGGACATCCCGCGCGTTAGCTCTTGAGATCTACGTTGCCGTGCTTATCACATCGTGTCGTATTGATATCATGTACTTACAGCGGTATCGACTGAGTTGAGTGACTTCTCAGGGGCATTTACTTTGCTCACCGAGGACTCAAATATGCACACGGGGATGCTGTCTACAGTAGGCCCGTTGTTGAACATTGCCTtctcgttgaagaagcgaCCGTCAACCCACTGCAGGGGAATTCTTGAAGAGGGAAGGTCGTCGGTAGCCTTGAGGTCAGTGCTGCGTTTAAACTCGAGTGAAAACCCGTTTATCACGTCCCCAGTCGCGTGCAGCACAACCCCGAGGTCCGGGTCGCCTTGAGACTGGACAAAGTATGCCCAGTGATCCTTGAAAGGATACCCGTTGTAGGTCAGCAACTCTACAAGAGTTGCGCCGGGAGGACCATGAGCGGGCACAGTTGGTGGCCGGACTGAAGGGATATTTGAAGACCTTAGGCCAGCAAACGAGCCAACAAATGGAGGGAGCGATGGTGCAGGAGGAGgtgcatcaccatcaacagcaactttGGGATGACTGGAAGACATGATAGAATATACGGTAGTAATGGCGTTAGAGTATAGCCAATCTCTGAGAGGAATGGGTAATTCGTCACGCCTTAAAAGCCAGTTGGGGTTGCAGGGAGAGTGCGTGCTCGCGCGTCCAGCTTTGTTAGGTGAGGCAACTGGTTGCCTGTGTGACCAGGCATTCAGGCTCGACTAGAACGGCCGGGAAATGGCATCAtaatgcttcaatgttgttggaATTAGTGGCAAGATTAGAAAGACACTTCATATGAAGTAAGTGAAGTCTGTTCATCTGGGCAGTTATCTTTACAGGAAAGTCATGAGTCAATTTTCGTattagggttagggttagggtgAGGCTTGCTAGACACTGCCAACACTGAACATTTCAGTCCTGGCTGTTGGACCAgtagaaaaaaaaaatgagaCCACGACTTCACCTCGGCACCTGAGCCATcagttcaagttcaagtgTAGATATAAGCGCTCGGTGTTGACTCTTACGCGTCCAGTCTATCTAGGGACGCGTTCAAGGGCATTTAGACTTGACCTTTACCAACTTGGTGGATGCAAGCGGGGTAGTATTGCTTTCAACAGTCACATCAGGCAAGCGTCTTGCTGATCTCGAATCTTCAAAAGAGATTGTGATACGGCTCTATTGTTGAGTTAAAATAATTCAGTATTCTCACAAAGTCTGTGTAATCCTCCGCGCTTGACAGCGGGCGGTAAAGTAAAACACGATGGGCTCCGTAGCCCAGATAATGTTCTACCCTCCCAAGTCAAACGCTGTTGACTCCTCCAAAGCCCTCGAAGGAGCAGCACAAGTGCTGTCACGCGTGCCGGGCGCCAAAGCCGCATACCATGGCGTGCtagttgaagatgaagagatTCACTGTGTAGTCCTGGAATTCAAGGACAAAGCCTCTTTCGAAAACAGAACAAAGTTGAAGGCATGCAGAGCGCTGGCGCGGCATTTAAAGAAACTGTGAACATGGAGCACGGGGTAGAGCCATTCCTTGGTTCGTAAATAAGCTGTATAGCCAGTGGGAGAAATAAGAACTGAATTTGATCAACAGGATTTGCAACGTTCAAGCACGATACAGCGGAGGCTTTGACGGCCAACGTGACCGAGTTCAGATTCTACAGTCTGCCTGACAAGAATGCCACGGAAGAGGTTGTCATGCAGAAAATTATCGGAAATGCCAAGGTAGACGAGCAGCCTGCGGTGACCGTAGGTAAAGCAAAAGGCGTCTCGATGGGATATATGTGGTGGCTGAAGCCTGATCTGGCTGATATGGGCAGCACAACATGCTTCAGTGGTATATTTGGCTACGACAGCGTGGAGGACTATTGGAGGTGGAAAGACATGCCGGAACATGTCGAGGCGATCAAAGGGACGAAGGGTTTCATGAACGAGCTGGGCATGAAGCCTGTGGACATGTTTGGGAAGCGCCGAGCCATGTTCGAAGGCAGCGGCATTATCCATGTCAAATTCAAGAAGACATTCTAAACATGGCATGCGGGACGACGCCAGGATTGTAATCTTCAAGCTGTGCGAATATTATTGTTACCATAGGGCAAGTTCCAAGGACACGGCGGCGAGGACAACCACTTCTTCAAGAACTTATAGTTGGATGCAGTTGCAACAGCATTACCATGGAGAAGTCTCAAGGGACATTGTGAAAGCTAGTTCTGTGGAcggcaaaaaagaaagaaaaaagagaaataaTACTATGGAGAAAACCTGACAACGAAGGCTCATTTCAACTGCGAAGTGTAGGATTTTGCCTCTTTGTGACCAAGGGGAAACAGGAACCCCGTAGTTTGGTGTTCTTTCATATCTATTGACGTACTTGTAACTACGCAGTGGCAGACTGTGAGAGCCATATATAGCTCAATATAGAAGCAAACCCCCATAGAGGTATAAATTCAGAGCCCAAAAAAAGTGGTAAGGTTCTTTTTAATATCTCACATGCTCATATGGTATTGCATCGCGCCGTCAAGCCTCGACATAACCAAGGACCAATTCGCCGGCTTGTCGTCGACTTTCCATCACCTTCTGGCGCAACACTCTCTTCGTCCGAGCTCCATGCATCTTTAATCCATTCATGTTCTCGAATAGCTCTTTCGGCAATAGGAAACCCATCTGCCTCGCGGAGCCATTTGAACATAAGTCGCGTCATGGACTCTGAACAGTCTCTGGTGCGGTCAAGTTTGTCGTACTCCACAATTACATCTTGCTTATCAACATCACTCGTGTTGTAGTGTAGAATAGTAGAGCTGTCAGTCGACTTTTGAACAGTATAAGTGTTATTTTTGCAGTTCCAAGTCAAACCTCCATATCGCAAGCCATGATGAGCGGAGCAAGCGGCATGTATCTGTACGTCCAGAATGCAGTCCGCAATCGAGATGGAGCCAAAGGGTGTAAATGGGACAAGAGGTGGGCTGCCATGACGGTACGCCTGCGACAGATACATCAAACGAGCCTCGTCTGAACGGCTTAGGGTCGTTGGGTTGGGCGCAATGCAAGACACTGGTTTTTGGATAAAAGAAACATAGCTGTTTGTCTGGGCTGCCGAACTGAGATCAATTTGGAATGCAACAGGCGCGCCCATCTCATAAAATAATGCTGAATGTCTAGAAGTACAGCTCCCAACCATAGAAAGCCCAAGTGAGGTGACCGGCGCATGAGTACTTGCGTTAGAACCTGTGGTTCTTGAACCATTTGAGTATCAATAACTGCGAAGCTGCCTTGAATCCAAGCTCTGCAAACGTTACAAGGCAGGTCGGGTTCCATAAAACTACTAATCAGGAGCGAGATCCCTCCGGTAGTATTACAACTCAATGTCAGTAGCCTGTCTAGCTGATGGATGTTCCCTCCCCAGGGAGGTTATATGGATTCCTGCAAGACGAGATCTGGATCCGAGGGACTACCACACGGACTCTCTGGCTCGGTTCGTCAAGCCAGGTGTGATAGTTTTGAGCAAGGCCAATGAGGTGAAACCAACAGAATGGACGGCCTTTCACGAGAAAACCTTGGAAACTTTGAGCTTTGCGACCGAATCAAAGGTTCGCCGGTTTGGGATCATCGAGATAGAGGAATCTGGCGAAGAATTCTTTGAGCTACCTCCCACGGTTATCGGTGGTTCGAAGGGTGTTGGTGACTATCGTGTAGTGCGAAACTATGTCAATTTTCTCCTGGTCAACTACGGCGTCATAATGCCTCAGTTTGGTGACCCGGATCGCGACTTTACGGCTATCCAATAAGTACAGAGCGCTGTTGGGAGTGAGAGGAGGATTTTCCCCGTCCTTCTTGGGCATTTATTCCTTTTTAGTGGCGGTGTTACTTAGCAACTTAGGAAATACCAGAGCTCCCGTGAACTTCCTGTGCTTTTCAGGCACGGCGGGTCGTAGATGAGATACCTCATTAACGATGATGAAGATCCCCACAGAGTAGGAAAGCCTTAATAAGGTATTGAACTAAAGAGAGCTATAGGCCTAAATGTATGTGACTATGATGGCTTGCCTACAACATCCACGGAAACATTGTGCACAGTACACCCTGATGGAGGAGTTATGTGTGACTCGTTGAAGATACCATCCAGCCAAGTCATTGCCCTGGGCTTGCCATTCTCTATCTCCAAAACATGGCTGCCAACGGTATTTCTGTCATAACGGATATCAGCACCAGCTTCACAGAAGGTTTTCACTGTCGAATCCGTCTGCTCGACGGGACAGTATTCGTCTTTTATGGCCTTGTAAACAAAAATCGGCATCGATGGCACTCCCTTGTCGCTAAGCTTCGCCTGATCATCATACAACTTTTGCAGAATTGGTGCCTGTAAGTCCTCCGCACCGCCAATAAAGTAAGCGTAAATATCTTTGCCGGCAAATTTTGGTAATGCATCGCCGGCATTCATGTCT
The genomic region above belongs to Pochonia chlamydosporia 170 chromosome 2, whole genome shotgun sequence and contains:
- a CDS encoding FAD binding domain-containing protein (similar to Leptosphaeria maculans JN3 XP_003837565.1), producing the protein MHRLSQHLSIILSLITIHCCVAAPSRICADISSRLPGKVTYPGDKAYNISEKSYAYANQQTQQPSCIVQPTTTEDVATAVKLLKKAPQVSFAVRSGGHATNRGFSNIDGGVTLDLTAINSVNIQADGVTVSVGTGASWGDVYLVLDAAKRSLNGGRASGVGVGGFLTGGGIGFFALKNGFGCDAVTNVEIVLPNGSIINANAKSHRDLFVAIKGGANNFGIVTRWDIKTISKGKIWGGGVIYPNATVPAQLDAFTKWKNPANFDSASSVEQSYVYIGSMKQWLVSNSLIYTEPVAYPKDLKVFTDIQPQIANTLRFSNVTDFADEIQSQSTPDQYTIFATTTVKISPTILTKVHALWQASVARMAANNATITSSLTLQSIPAPPSDPSRANSLGFNPSSTPQKDLVLVLCSSFWADPAVGTQVKTAVAGFINDAEYAARKEGVLQNFKYPNYAAADFQNPLKSNGVRDRLRVVALNA
- a CDS encoding porphyromonas-type peptidyl-arginine deiminase domain-containing protein, yielding MSVACLADGCSLPREVIWIPARRDLDPRDYHTDSLARFVKPGVIVLSKANEVKPTEWTAFHEKTLETLSFATESKVRRFGIIEIEESGEEFFELPPTVIGGSKGVGDYRVVRNYVNFLLVNYGVIMPQFGDPDRDFTAIQ